In Ancalomicrobiaceae bacterium S20, the following proteins share a genomic window:
- a CDS encoding glycosyltransferase family 4 protein, whose protein sequence is MPDGVTAGPPLRILITTDTVGGVWRWSLDLAGALAPRGVETVLAVIGPSPFGPRRREAEAIPGLRLVEIGGALDWLAPSAAPVRETAARVAALAVAERVDVVLLSTPALAALARFAVPVIAINHSCLATWWQAVKGDEPVPDDFRWRIAMNHAGLVSAEAVLTPSRAFAVATKRAYDLPKLPLAVLNGRVAPAVAEERRGRFVFAAGRFWDEAKGLAVLDAAAADMDAPVIAAGPMLGPDGTRAEARHLRSIGVQAEPAMRRWLGRAPVFVSPATYEPFGLGVLEAAQAGAALVLSDIATFRELWDETALFVPTGDSAAIAVAVNALLDDPVRATRLGAVARRRAGRYTAEVMADRMLAVLTAAVRSRRDFVAARAGLTEARARSGAPAPTVPPAPEPIEEPA, encoded by the coding sequence GTGCCGGATGGCGTGACCGCGGGGCCGCCGCTCCGCATCCTGATCACCACGGATACCGTCGGCGGCGTCTGGCGCTGGAGCCTCGATCTCGCCGGCGCGCTGGCGCCGCGCGGCGTCGAGACCGTGCTCGCGGTGATCGGTCCGAGCCCGTTCGGCCCTCGCCGCCGCGAGGCCGAGGCGATCCCGGGTCTGCGGCTGGTCGAGATCGGCGGCGCGCTCGATTGGCTGGCGCCGTCGGCCGCGCCGGTGCGCGAGACTGCGGCGCGGGTCGCCGCACTGGCGGTCGCCGAGCGGGTCGATGTCGTGTTGCTGTCGACGCCGGCTCTGGCCGCGCTGGCGCGCTTCGCCGTGCCGGTGATCGCGATCAACCACTCCTGCCTCGCCACCTGGTGGCAGGCGGTGAAGGGCGACGAACCCGTGCCGGATGACTTTCGCTGGCGTATCGCGATGAACCACGCCGGGCTCGTGAGCGCCGAGGCCGTGCTGACGCCGAGCCGGGCTTTCGCGGTGGCGACCAAGCGCGCTTACGACCTGCCGAAACTGCCCCTCGCGGTGCTGAACGGGCGGGTCGCGCCGGCTGTCGCGGAAGAGCGGCGCGGCCGTTTCGTCTTCGCCGCCGGCCGGTTCTGGGACGAGGCCAAGGGACTTGCCGTGCTCGATGCCGCCGCCGCCGACATGGATGCCCCCGTGATCGCTGCTGGACCGATGCTCGGGCCGGACGGTACGCGCGCGGAGGCGCGGCACCTCCGGTCGATCGGCGTCCAGGCCGAGCCCGCGATGCGTCGCTGGCTCGGCCGCGCGCCGGTCTTCGTCTCGCCGGCGACCTATGAACCGTTCGGCCTCGGCGTGCTCGAGGCGGCGCAAGCCGGCGCCGCGCTGGTGCTCTCGGACATCGCGACCTTTCGCGAACTCTGGGACGAGACGGCGCTGTTCGTGCCGACCGGGGATTCCGCGGCGATTGCCGTGGCGGTGAACGCATTGCTCGACGATCCGGTTCGCGCCACCCGGCTCGGCGCGGTCGCGCGCCGTCGCGCGGGCCGTTACACCGCCGAGGTCATGGCCGACCGCATGCTGGCGGTTCTGACCGCAGCGGTGCGCTCGCGCCGGGATTTCGTCGCCGCGCGTGCCGGCCTGACGGAGGCGCGGGCCCGGTCCGGTGCTCCGGCCCCGACCGTGCCTCCCGCGCCCGAGCCGATCGAGGAGCCGGCATGA
- a CDS encoding TIGR04295 family B12-binding domain-containing radical SAM protein translates to MRVALVNPTWSFEGSIYFGCREPHLPLELGAAKVLLERAGHRVLLVDGHITDTPLTALADQVADFRPDMTVVTTAPTYLFWRCAQPELRIPRAFLDALAGRGGRTVAVGPHGSVTPKATAEKLGVDVVVRGECEEVIADLADADDPAHVPGVAVRRDGEILVTGAPRAAAFVDLPAIDWPADWVARHHHHHHRFEAAPVGPGAEVEASRGCPYTCSFCAKIDYRDKYRRRALEPLIAEIDGLIAQGARYLYFIDEIFLPQKALLEALAERPVEFGIQTRIDLWKPEMLDLLGRAGCVSIEAGVESLTVEGRAELDKNCRLTTDELAERLIHARRRVPFVQANLIKVAGDDPDLIADWRSRMHAAGVWANDPVPLYPYPSSPDYRKLFGLPDERAWERAHDHYLGLFDRMSDIQDDRPLPLEELEAPCRMA, encoded by the coding sequence ATGCGTGTCGCGCTCGTCAACCCGACCTGGAGCTTCGAGGGCTCGATCTATTTCGGCTGCCGCGAGCCGCATCTGCCGCTCGAACTCGGCGCGGCCAAGGTTCTGCTCGAACGTGCCGGGCATCGGGTTCTGCTCGTCGACGGCCATATCACCGATACGCCTCTCACCGCGCTCGCCGATCAGGTTGCCGACTTCCGGCCCGACATGACCGTGGTGACGACGGCGCCGACCTATCTGTTCTGGCGCTGCGCCCAGCCCGAGCTGCGCATCCCGCGCGCCTTCCTCGACGCGCTCGCCGGACGCGGCGGCCGGACCGTCGCGGTCGGTCCGCATGGTTCGGTGACGCCGAAGGCGACGGCTGAGAAACTCGGCGTCGACGTCGTGGTGCGCGGCGAATGTGAGGAGGTGATCGCCGATCTCGCCGACGCGGATGATCCGGCGCATGTACCGGGCGTCGCGGTCCGTCGGGACGGCGAGATCCTGGTCACCGGTGCCCCGCGCGCGGCCGCCTTCGTCGATCTGCCCGCGATCGACTGGCCGGCGGACTGGGTCGCCCGTCACCACCATCACCATCACCGTTTCGAGGCGGCGCCGGTCGGCCCTGGTGCCGAGGTCGAGGCCTCGCGCGGCTGTCCCTACACCTGTTCGTTCTGCGCCAAGATCGACTACCGCGACAAATACCGCCGCCGCGCGCTTGAACCGCTGATCGCCGAGATCGACGGCCTGATCGCGCAGGGCGCGCGCTACCTCTATTTCATCGACGAGATCTTCCTGCCGCAGAAGGCCCTGCTCGAAGCGCTCGCCGAGCGGCCGGTCGAATTCGGCATCCAGACCCGCATCGATCTATGGAAACCCGAGATGCTCGACCTGCTCGGCCGCGCCGGCTGCGTGTCGATCGAGGCCGGCGTCGAGAGCCTGACCGTCGAGGGCCGCGCGGAACTCGACAAGAACTGCCGGCTGACCACCGACGAACTGGCCGAACGGCTGATCCACGCCCGCCGCCGCGTGCCTTTCGTGCAGGCGAACCTGATCAAGGTCGCCGGCGACGATCCGGACCTGATCGCCGACTGGCGCAGCCGCATGCACGCCGCCGGTGTCTGGGCCAACGACCCGGTGCCGCTCTATCCCTATCCGTCCTCGCCCGACTACCGGAAGCTGTTCGGCCTGCCCGACGAACGCGCCTGGGAACGGGCGCATGACCACTATCTCGGCCTGTTCGACCGGATGAGCGACATCCAGGACGACCGGCCCTTGCCCCTCGAAGAGCTGGAGGCCCCGTGCCGGATGGCGTGA